A stretch of Lathyrus oleraceus cultivar Zhongwan6 chromosome 6, CAAS_Psat_ZW6_1.0, whole genome shotgun sequence DNA encodes these proteins:
- the LOC127091252 gene encoding allene oxide synthase 1, chloroplastic translates to MASSSSSTLSTPSLFLQHQSKPSTSSHRSSTFLPPIRSSISEKPPSLSVTPPQPPTKLPIRKIPGDYGIPFITPYKDRLDYFYNQGRDEYFKSRIQKYNSTIFRTNVPPGPLIAQNPNVVVLLDAKSFPILFDASKIDKTDVFTGTYTPSTELTGGYRVLSYLDPSEPKHTKLKQLMFFLLKSRSRHVIPEFRSCYKELFTSLENELAKTGKASFADANDQAAFNFLARSLYGSNPVDSELGLDGPKMVQKWVLFQLGPVLKLGLPKLLEDSIIHNFRLPSRLVKKDYQRLYDFFYSSSGFALDEAERLGVSRDEACHNLLFATCFNSFGGIKLFFPNVMKWIGRSGVSLHMKLAKEIREAVRSAGGEITMAAIDNMPLMKSVVYEAFRIDPPVPLQFGRAKRDMVIENHENGFLVKKGELLLGYQPFATKDRKIFDRAEEFVADRFVGDGEKLLKHVVWSNGPETESPSLGNKQCAGKDFVTLVSRLLVVEIFLRYDSFEIQVGNSALGSSITVTSLKRASF, encoded by the coding sequence ATGgcctcttcttcttcttctactcTTTCGACTCCCTCTCTTTTCCTCCAACACCAATCAAAACCCTCCACCTCATCACACCGTTCCTCCACCTTCCTCCCACCCATCAGATCCTCCATTTCCGAAAAACCACCTTCCCTCTCCGTCACACCACCACAACCACCCACCAAACTCCCGATCCGTAAAATCCCCGGCGACTACGGCATCCCTTTCATCACTCCCTACAAAGACCGTCTCGACTATTTCTACAACCAAGGCCGCGACGAATATTTCAAATCCAGAATCCAAAAATACAACTCAACCATCTTCCGAACTAACGTCCCACCCGGTCCTCTCATCGCTCAGAACCCAAACGTCGTCGTTTTACTCGACGCTAAAAGCTTCCCTATCCTCTTCGACGCTTCAAAAATCGATAAAACCGATGTTTTCACCGGAACCTACACTCCTTCCACAGAACTCACCGGCGGTTACAGAGTCTTATCATACCTCGACCCctccgaacctaaacacacaaAACTCAAACAACTTATGTTTTTTCTCCTTAAATCTCGAAGCCGCCACGTGATCCCCGAGTTTCGTTCTTGTTACAAAGAGCTTTTCACTTCGTTAGAAAACGAACTTGCTAAAACAGGTAAAGCGAGTTTCGCCGACGCTAATGATCAAGCCGCGTTTAATTTCTTAGCTCGGTCTTTATACGGTTCGAACCCGGTCGACAGCGAACTCGGTTTAGACGGTCCAAAAATGGTTCAGAAATGGGTTTTATTTCAGTTAGGCCCGGTTTTAAAACTCGGTTTACCCAAACTTCTAGAAGATTCCATAATTCACAATTTTCGTTTACCTTCTCGTCTCGTTAAGAAAGATTATCAAAGGCTTTACGATTTCTTCTACTCTTCATCGGGATTCGCGCTTGATGAAGCGGAGCGTTTGGGTGTTTCGCGAGATGAAGCTTGTCATAATCTATTATTCGCAACGTGCTTTAATTCCTTCGGTGGAATTAAGCTGTTTTTCCCAAACGTGATGAAATGGATCGGAAGAAGCGGTGTGAGTTTACATATGAAGTTGGCAAAGGAGATTCGGGAAGCGGTTAGATCTGCCGGCGGGGAGATTACAATGGCGGCAATCGATAATATGCCGTTGATGAAATCGGTTGTTTACGAAGCGTTTCGGATCGATCCACCGGTTCCGTTGCAATTCGGAAGAGCGAAAAGGGACATGGTGATTGAGAATCACGAGAATGGATTTTTGGTGAAGAAGGGTGAATTGTTGTTAGGTTATCAACCTTTTGCTACGAAGGATCGTAAGATTTTTGATAGGGCTGAAGAGTTTGTTGCGGATAGATTCGTCGGTGATGGAGAGAAATTGTTGAAGCATGTGGTTTGGTCTAATGGACCGGAAACGGAGTCACCGAGTTTGGGTAATAAGCAATGTGCTGGGAAAGATTTTGTTACGTTGGTTTCTAGGCTTTTGGTTGTGGAAATTTTTCTTAGGTATGATTCGTTTGAGATTCAAGTTGGGAATTCTGCTTTGGGTTCTTCTATTACTGTAACTTCTCTGAAGAGAGCAAGCTTTTAG